The proteins below come from a single Argentina anserina chromosome 1, drPotAnse1.1, whole genome shotgun sequence genomic window:
- the LOC126805054 gene encoding uncharacterized protein LOC126805054 — protein MEVAGWFIGAGIGTVFTALYEGVKKLRGRTTKFRAQLEALELTLESFDLEVIQQIGRHNEAMGLRNEDVKALEEELNKGVRIISELSDACLWNRIDSLYISQLAGLNRSLSILEKRLKMQSIRDVKETRHMMQILLIRLTLHQEPCRDGYGSLLSTTGLLNIAPQEALHHILTLDSVRNIASTSTDLQQFHGKGEIQEVGSSSGHLPSPLESSNYRGSDNQLEINGGQLVTTSYQMVKRIVVKVSLDSERSRSKALKLVVGIHGVYSSSIKRDMDQIEVIGDGFDVVGLVTKLRKHYYAEILLVEPVKSERKPTDPIGRKSKYIKICKWFKPIIPR, from the exons ATGGAAGTGGCTGGGTGGTTTATCGGGGCTGGAATAGGAACTGTATTCACAGCGCTGTATGAAGGCGTCAAGAAACTGAGGGGCAGGACTACAAAGTTCAGAGCTCAACTCGAAGCTCTCGAGTTGACTCTAGAGTCTTTCGATCTAGAAGTCATCCAACAGATAGGGAGGCATAACGAGGCAATGGGTCTCCGGAACGAGGATGTGAAAGCTCTTGAAGAAGAACTGAACAAGGGAGTAAGAATCATCAGTGAACTCTCTGATGCTTGTCTATGGAATCGGATAGATTCTCTGTACATCAGTCAACTTGCTGGCCTGAATAGGTCACTAAGTATATTGGAAAAGAGGCTGAAGATGCAGTCGATAAGAGACGTGAAGGAAACCCGACACATGATGCAGATCTTGCTAATTAGACTGACTTTGCATCAGGAACCTTGCAGGGATGGATATGGGAGCTTGCTCTCAACTACAGGACTGCTAAATATTGCACCACAGGAAGCACTCCATCACATACTGACCTTGGATTCAGTAAGGAACATCGCATCGACTAGCACAGATCTTCAGCAATTCCATGGTAAGGGTGAGATACAAG AAGTTGGAAGCTCAAGTGGTCACCTTCCTTCTCCTCTAGAAAGCTCAAACTACAGAGGTTCTGACAATCAACTGGAGATTAACGGCGGACAACTAGTGACAACTTCATACCAGATGGTGAAAAGAATTGTTGTGAAAGTGTCACTTGACTCTGAAAGAAGCAGAAGCAAAGCTTTGAAGCTTGTAGTAGGTATCCATG GTGTTTACAGTTCGTCGATAAAAAGAGACATGGACCAAATAGAGGTGATTGGGGACGGATTTGATGTCGTTGGCTTGGTCACGAAATTAAGGAAGCATTACTATGCCGAAATACTACTAGTGGAGCCAGTAAAATCTGAGAGAAAGCCAACTGATCCAATTGGACGAAAATCAAAGTATATCAAGATCTGCAAGTGGTTCAAGCCTATTATACCTCGGTGA
- the LOC126805039 gene encoding calcium-transporting ATPase 2, plasma membrane-type isoform X2, producing MESYLQNFGEVKPKGSSEETLQNWRKLCGVVKNPKRRFRFTANLSKRIEAAAMRRTNQEKLRIAVLVSKAAFQFIQGVQPSDYVLPQEVKAAGFEICADELGSIVEGHDVKKLKFHGGVSGLTKKLSTSVEDGLNTETDMHTQRQELFGINKFTESEQRGFFVFIWEALQDMTLMILGVCAFVSLIVGIAMEGWPVGAHDGLGIVASIMLVVFVTASSDYRQSLQFKDLDKEKKKIAMQVTRNGYRHKMSIYELLPGDIVHLSIGDQVPADGLFVSGFSVLIDESSLTGESEPIMVTPENPFLLSGTKVQDGSCKMMVTTVGMRTQWGKLMATLSEGGDDETPLQVKLNGVATIIGKIGLFFAVVTFAVMVQGLFSQKLSEGTHWSWNGDDAMKLLEFFAVAVTIVVVAVPEGLPLAVTLSLAFAMKKMMNDKALVRHLAACETMGSATNICSDKTGTLTTNKMTVVKSCICMNVKDVSNLSDASSLFSDLPESVKKVLLQSIFNNTGGEVVVNKGGKNEMLGTPTDTALLAFGLALGGDFQAERKASTIVKVEPFNSTKKRMGVVLELPEGGGFRAHTKGASEIILANCDKVMNSSGESVPLDESSIKHLQVTINDFACEALRTLCLGYMELDKFSAEDPIPTSGYTCIGIVGIKDPVRPGVKESVAVCRSAGITVRMVTGDNIHTAKAIARECGILTDDGVAIEGPEFREKSQEELLSLIPKIQVMARSSPLDKHTLVKHLRTTFDEVVAVTGDGTNDAPALHEADIGLAMGIAGTEVAKESADVIILDDNFSTIVTVAKWGRSVYINIQKFVQFQLTVNIVALIVNFSSACLTGSAPLTAVQLLWVNMIMDTLGALALATEPPTNDLMKRPPVGKRQNFISNVMWRNILGQSLYQFTVIWLLQAKGESIFRLDGPNSHVILNTLIFNTFVFCQVFNEISSREMEEIDVFKGILDNYVFVAVLGSTVVFQIIIIEFLGKFASTAPLTLCQWFVTVFIGFLGMPIAAFLKTIPV from the exons ATGGAGAGTTATTTGCAGAACTTTGGGGAGGTGAAGCCAAAGGGTTCGTCTGAAGAGACGTTGCAGAATTGGAGGAAGCTTTGTGGAGTAGTGAAGAACCCAAAAAGAAGGTTTCGCTTCACTGCTAATCTTTCCAAGCGTATAGAGGCCGCGGCTATGCGCCGTACCAatcag GAGAAATTGAGGATTGCAGTTTTGGTATCTAAAGCTGCATTTCAATTTATTCAGG GTGTACAACCAAGTGACTATGTTCTACCTCAGGAAGTTAAAGCGGCGGGTTTTGAGATCTGTGCTGATGAATTGGGATCCATTGTGGAAGGCCATGATGTGAAGAAGCTAAAATTTCATGGAGGGGTAAGTGGCCTTACAAAAAAGCTGTCCACATCAGTAGAAGATGGGCTTAATACCGAAACTGATATGCACACTCAACGACAAGAGCTTTTCGGCATCAATAAGTTTACAGAGAGTGAACAGCGTGGTTTCTTTGTATTTATTTGGGAAGCCCTGCAGGACATGACTCTTATGATACTTGGAGTGTGTGCTTTTGTGTCGCTGATTGTTGGGATAGCAATGGAAGGATGGCCAGTTGGAGCTCATGATGGGCTTGGAATTGTTGCCAGTATTATGTTGGTGGTGTTTGTCACAGCTTCAAGTGATTATCGCCAATCACTACAGTTCAAGGACTTGGAcaaggagaagaaaaagattgCTATGCAAGTAACAAGAAATGGATATAGGCACAAAATGTCTATATATGAACTACTTCCTGGTGATATTGTACACCTTTCTATTGGAGACCAAGTACCTGCAGATGGTCTGTTTGTATCTGGATTTTCTGTCTTGATTGATGAATCCAGTTTAACTGGTGAGAGTGAGCCTATTATGGTAACTCCAGAAAATCCCTTTCTTCTTTCTGGAACGAAGGTTCAAGATGGCTCATGTAAGATGATGGTTACCACAGTTGGGATGAGAACTCAATGGGGCAAATTGATGGCTACACTTAGTGAAGGCGGAGATGATGAAACCCCATTGCAGGTCAAGTTGAATGGAGTCGCAACCATCATTGGTAAGATAGGACTTTTCTTTGCTGTTGTGACTTTTGCTGTTATGGTGCAAGGACTGTTTAGTCAAAAATTGAGCGAAGGGACTCACTGGAGCTGGAATGGAGATGATGCAATGAAATTGCTAGAGTTCTTTGCTGTTGCCGTTacaattgttgttgttgctgtcCCTGAGGGGTTGCCACTGGCTGTGACATTGAGCCTTGCATTTGCcatgaagaaaatgatgaatGATAAGGCACTTGTTCGTCATCTAGCAGCTTGCGAAACTATGGGATCGGCCACCAACATCTGCAGTGACAAAACTGGGACACTGACTACCAACAAAATGACTGTTGTGAAGTCATGCATTTGCATGAATGTCAAAGATGTGAGCAACCTCAGTGATGCTTCAAGCTTGTTCTCTGATCTTCCGGAATCTGTTAAGAAGGTTTTGCTGCAATCCATATTTAACAACACTGGTGGAGAAGTTGTGGTTAACAAAGGTGGCAAGAATGAGATGCTGGGAACACCTACCGACACTGCTTTGTTGGCGTTTGGCTTGGCACTTGGTGGAGACTTTCAAGCCGAGAGAAAAGCTTCTACAATTGTGAAAGTTGAGCCTTTCAActcaacaaagaaaagaatggGGGTTGTGTTGGAGCTGCCTGAAGGTGGAGGTTTTAGAGCACACACAAAAGGTGCTTCGGAAATTATATTGGCAAACTGTGATAAGGTGATGAATTCAAGTGGTGAATCTGTTCCTCTTGATGAATCATCCATTAAGCATCTCCAAGTTACTATCAATGATTTTGCTTGTGAGGCTCTTCGAACTTTATGCCTTGGATATATGGAATTAGACAAATTCTCGGCAGAGGATCCCATTCCAACTTCTGGATATACATGCATAGGAATTGTTGGCATTAAAGATCCTGTTCGTCCTGGTGTCAAGGAGTCTGTTGCAGTTTGCCGTTCAGCTGGTATCACAGTAAGAATGGTTACAGGAGACAATATCCACACTGCAAAGGCCATAGCAAGGGAATGTGGGATTCTTACCGATGATGGAGTAGCCATTGAAGGCCCGGAGTTCAGGGAGAAGAGTCAAGAAGAACTGCTTTCACTGATTCCTAAAATTCAG GTTATGGCGCGATCATCGCCTTTAGACAAGCATACCCTGGTAAAGCACTTGAGGACCACATTTGATGAGGTCGTTGCTGTAACTGGTGATGGAACAAATGATGCCCCTGCACTTCATGAGGCAGATATAGGATTGGCTATGGGCATTGCCGGAACTGAG GTGGCTAAGGAGAGTGCTGATGTTATAATTCTAGATGATAATTTCTCAACAATTGTTACAGTGGCAAAATGGGGACGTTCAGTTTACATCAATATTCAAAAATTTGTGCAGTTCCAGCTGACTGTTAATATTGTCGCATTGATTGTCAACTTCTCCTCAGCCTGTTTAACAG GTAGTGCTCCCCTCACTGCTGTTCAGCTATTGTGGGTGAACATGATTATGGACACTCTAGGAGCACTTGCACTTGCAACTGAGCCTCCAACTAATGATTTAATGAAGCGTCCGCCGGTTGGAAAGAGGCAAAATTTCATCAGTAATGTAATGTGGAGGAATATTTTAGGGCAGTCTTTGTATCAATTTACAGTAATTTGGCTTCTTCAGGCAAAAGGAGAATCAATATTTCGTCTTGATGGACCAAACTCTCATGTCATCTTAAACACACTCATTTTCAATACGTTCGTCTTCTGTCAG gtgtttaacGAGATAAGCTCGCGTGAGATGGAAGAAATAGATGTTTTCAAGGGCATATTGGATAACTACGTTTTTGTTGCAGTCCTCGGTTCCACAGTTGTTTTCCAAATCATTATTATTGAGTTCCTGGGGAAGTTTGCTAGCACAGCACCTCTCACCTTGTGTCAATGGTTTGTTACTGTCTTCATTGGCTTTTTAGGGATGCCAATTGCTGCTTTCCTGAAGACCATTCCTGTTTGA
- the LOC126805039 gene encoding calcium-transporting ATPase 2, plasma membrane-type isoform X1, translating into MESYLQNFGEVKPKGSSEETLQNWRKLCGVVKNPKRRFRFTANLSKRIEAAAMRRTNQEKLRIAVLVSKAAFQFIQGENIQYRDIQTVSSHYMVMTMLILNSWFLDAGVQPSDYVLPQEVKAAGFEICADELGSIVEGHDVKKLKFHGGVSGLTKKLSTSVEDGLNTETDMHTQRQELFGINKFTESEQRGFFVFIWEALQDMTLMILGVCAFVSLIVGIAMEGWPVGAHDGLGIVASIMLVVFVTASSDYRQSLQFKDLDKEKKKIAMQVTRNGYRHKMSIYELLPGDIVHLSIGDQVPADGLFVSGFSVLIDESSLTGESEPIMVTPENPFLLSGTKVQDGSCKMMVTTVGMRTQWGKLMATLSEGGDDETPLQVKLNGVATIIGKIGLFFAVVTFAVMVQGLFSQKLSEGTHWSWNGDDAMKLLEFFAVAVTIVVVAVPEGLPLAVTLSLAFAMKKMMNDKALVRHLAACETMGSATNICSDKTGTLTTNKMTVVKSCICMNVKDVSNLSDASSLFSDLPESVKKVLLQSIFNNTGGEVVVNKGGKNEMLGTPTDTALLAFGLALGGDFQAERKASTIVKVEPFNSTKKRMGVVLELPEGGGFRAHTKGASEIILANCDKVMNSSGESVPLDESSIKHLQVTINDFACEALRTLCLGYMELDKFSAEDPIPTSGYTCIGIVGIKDPVRPGVKESVAVCRSAGITVRMVTGDNIHTAKAIARECGILTDDGVAIEGPEFREKSQEELLSLIPKIQVMARSSPLDKHTLVKHLRTTFDEVVAVTGDGTNDAPALHEADIGLAMGIAGTEVAKESADVIILDDNFSTIVTVAKWGRSVYINIQKFVQFQLTVNIVALIVNFSSACLTGSAPLTAVQLLWVNMIMDTLGALALATEPPTNDLMKRPPVGKRQNFISNVMWRNILGQSLYQFTVIWLLQAKGESIFRLDGPNSHVILNTLIFNTFVFCQVFNEISSREMEEIDVFKGILDNYVFVAVLGSTVVFQIIIIEFLGKFASTAPLTLCQWFVTVFIGFLGMPIAAFLKTIPV; encoded by the exons ATGGAGAGTTATTTGCAGAACTTTGGGGAGGTGAAGCCAAAGGGTTCGTCTGAAGAGACGTTGCAGAATTGGAGGAAGCTTTGTGGAGTAGTGAAGAACCCAAAAAGAAGGTTTCGCTTCACTGCTAATCTTTCCAAGCGTATAGAGGCCGCGGCTATGCGCCGTACCAatcag GAGAAATTGAGGATTGCAGTTTTGGTATCTAAAGCTGCATTTCAATTTATTCAGGGTGAGAATATTCAGTATAGAGATATACAAACAGTATCATCACATTATATGGTGATGACCATGCTTATTCTAAATTCCTGGTTTCTGGATGCAGGTGTACAACCAAGTGACTATGTTCTACCTCAGGAAGTTAAAGCGGCGGGTTTTGAGATCTGTGCTGATGAATTGGGATCCATTGTGGAAGGCCATGATGTGAAGAAGCTAAAATTTCATGGAGGGGTAAGTGGCCTTACAAAAAAGCTGTCCACATCAGTAGAAGATGGGCTTAATACCGAAACTGATATGCACACTCAACGACAAGAGCTTTTCGGCATCAATAAGTTTACAGAGAGTGAACAGCGTGGTTTCTTTGTATTTATTTGGGAAGCCCTGCAGGACATGACTCTTATGATACTTGGAGTGTGTGCTTTTGTGTCGCTGATTGTTGGGATAGCAATGGAAGGATGGCCAGTTGGAGCTCATGATGGGCTTGGAATTGTTGCCAGTATTATGTTGGTGGTGTTTGTCACAGCTTCAAGTGATTATCGCCAATCACTACAGTTCAAGGACTTGGAcaaggagaagaaaaagattgCTATGCAAGTAACAAGAAATGGATATAGGCACAAAATGTCTATATATGAACTACTTCCTGGTGATATTGTACACCTTTCTATTGGAGACCAAGTACCTGCAGATGGTCTGTTTGTATCTGGATTTTCTGTCTTGATTGATGAATCCAGTTTAACTGGTGAGAGTGAGCCTATTATGGTAACTCCAGAAAATCCCTTTCTTCTTTCTGGAACGAAGGTTCAAGATGGCTCATGTAAGATGATGGTTACCACAGTTGGGATGAGAACTCAATGGGGCAAATTGATGGCTACACTTAGTGAAGGCGGAGATGATGAAACCCCATTGCAGGTCAAGTTGAATGGAGTCGCAACCATCATTGGTAAGATAGGACTTTTCTTTGCTGTTGTGACTTTTGCTGTTATGGTGCAAGGACTGTTTAGTCAAAAATTGAGCGAAGGGACTCACTGGAGCTGGAATGGAGATGATGCAATGAAATTGCTAGAGTTCTTTGCTGTTGCCGTTacaattgttgttgttgctgtcCCTGAGGGGTTGCCACTGGCTGTGACATTGAGCCTTGCATTTGCcatgaagaaaatgatgaatGATAAGGCACTTGTTCGTCATCTAGCAGCTTGCGAAACTATGGGATCGGCCACCAACATCTGCAGTGACAAAACTGGGACACTGACTACCAACAAAATGACTGTTGTGAAGTCATGCATTTGCATGAATGTCAAAGATGTGAGCAACCTCAGTGATGCTTCAAGCTTGTTCTCTGATCTTCCGGAATCTGTTAAGAAGGTTTTGCTGCAATCCATATTTAACAACACTGGTGGAGAAGTTGTGGTTAACAAAGGTGGCAAGAATGAGATGCTGGGAACACCTACCGACACTGCTTTGTTGGCGTTTGGCTTGGCACTTGGTGGAGACTTTCAAGCCGAGAGAAAAGCTTCTACAATTGTGAAAGTTGAGCCTTTCAActcaacaaagaaaagaatggGGGTTGTGTTGGAGCTGCCTGAAGGTGGAGGTTTTAGAGCACACACAAAAGGTGCTTCGGAAATTATATTGGCAAACTGTGATAAGGTGATGAATTCAAGTGGTGAATCTGTTCCTCTTGATGAATCATCCATTAAGCATCTCCAAGTTACTATCAATGATTTTGCTTGTGAGGCTCTTCGAACTTTATGCCTTGGATATATGGAATTAGACAAATTCTCGGCAGAGGATCCCATTCCAACTTCTGGATATACATGCATAGGAATTGTTGGCATTAAAGATCCTGTTCGTCCTGGTGTCAAGGAGTCTGTTGCAGTTTGCCGTTCAGCTGGTATCACAGTAAGAATGGTTACAGGAGACAATATCCACACTGCAAAGGCCATAGCAAGGGAATGTGGGATTCTTACCGATGATGGAGTAGCCATTGAAGGCCCGGAGTTCAGGGAGAAGAGTCAAGAAGAACTGCTTTCACTGATTCCTAAAATTCAG GTTATGGCGCGATCATCGCCTTTAGACAAGCATACCCTGGTAAAGCACTTGAGGACCACATTTGATGAGGTCGTTGCTGTAACTGGTGATGGAACAAATGATGCCCCTGCACTTCATGAGGCAGATATAGGATTGGCTATGGGCATTGCCGGAACTGAG GTGGCTAAGGAGAGTGCTGATGTTATAATTCTAGATGATAATTTCTCAACAATTGTTACAGTGGCAAAATGGGGACGTTCAGTTTACATCAATATTCAAAAATTTGTGCAGTTCCAGCTGACTGTTAATATTGTCGCATTGATTGTCAACTTCTCCTCAGCCTGTTTAACAG GTAGTGCTCCCCTCACTGCTGTTCAGCTATTGTGGGTGAACATGATTATGGACACTCTAGGAGCACTTGCACTTGCAACTGAGCCTCCAACTAATGATTTAATGAAGCGTCCGCCGGTTGGAAAGAGGCAAAATTTCATCAGTAATGTAATGTGGAGGAATATTTTAGGGCAGTCTTTGTATCAATTTACAGTAATTTGGCTTCTTCAGGCAAAAGGAGAATCAATATTTCGTCTTGATGGACCAAACTCTCATGTCATCTTAAACACACTCATTTTCAATACGTTCGTCTTCTGTCAG gtgtttaacGAGATAAGCTCGCGTGAGATGGAAGAAATAGATGTTTTCAAGGGCATATTGGATAACTACGTTTTTGTTGCAGTCCTCGGTTCCACAGTTGTTTTCCAAATCATTATTATTGAGTTCCTGGGGAAGTTTGCTAGCACAGCACCTCTCACCTTGTGTCAATGGTTTGTTACTGTCTTCATTGGCTTTTTAGGGATGCCAATTGCTGCTTTCCTGAAGACCATTCCTGTTTGA